In one Granulicella aggregans genomic region, the following are encoded:
- the ybeY gene encoding rRNA maturation RNase YbeY has protein sequence MISIDPQALALVPDATALSKPGLTRFLNRARKLVELEGDVELLLTSDAELKRLNRAFRNKNKATDILSFPSPPEVSQHHAGDLAISLQTSARQAAQFGHTLDEELRILILHGLLHLYGLDHETDEGEMAAHEAELRAILKLPVSLIARVTTKSAPRPGKAAAKRSQRKTVARPAKKRVKR, from the coding sequence ATGATCTCCATCGACCCGCAAGCCCTTGCGCTCGTTCCAGACGCCACCGCGCTCTCGAAGCCCGGCCTTACGCGCTTTCTCAACCGCGCCCGCAAGCTCGTCGAACTGGAGGGTGATGTCGAGCTTCTTCTCACCTCCGATGCCGAGCTGAAACGTCTCAACCGCGCCTTCCGCAACAAGAACAAAGCCACCGATATTCTCAGCTTCCCGTCGCCGCCCGAGGTCTCGCAACACCACGCCGGCGACCTCGCCATCTCGCTTCAAACCTCTGCCCGCCAAGCCGCTCAGTTCGGTCACACGCTGGACGAGGAGCTTCGTATCCTAATCCTTCACGGTCTGCTCCACCTCTATGGCCTGGACCACGAGACCGACGAGGGCGAGATGGCAGCCCATGAAGCCGAACTCCGCGCGATCCTCAAACTCCCTGTCAGCCTCATAGCGCGAGTCACTACGAAATCCGCACCCAGGCCAGGCAAAGCCGCCGCAAAGAGATCGCAGCGAAAGACCGTCGCGAGGCCAGCTAAGAAGCGGGTGAAGCGATGA
- the rpsT gene encoding 30S ribosomal protein S20: protein MANHVSSLKRARQTIVKTAVNRANKSKLRGTLRLLREAIIKGDHAAATTQYRETASILDKSVQKGVLHKNTASRYKSRLNSRLKAIATAKAA from the coding sequence ATGGCAAATCATGTTTCGTCGTTGAAGCGCGCACGTCAGACCATCGTTAAGACCGCTGTGAACCGGGCCAACAAGAGCAAGCTGCGCGGCACGCTGCGTTTGCTTCGCGAGGCGATCATTAAGGGCGACCACGCAGCTGCCACCACGCAGTACCGCGAGACCGCGTCGATCCTGGACAAGAGCGTGCAGAAGGGTGTTCTGCACAAGAACACCGCGAGCCGCTACAAGAGCCGCCTGAACAGCCGCCTGAAGGCAATCGCGACCGCCAAGGCTGCGTAA
- a CDS encoding PhoH family protein, whose protein sequence is MNKRALDITPGIEPLYGTRDENLRLLEDGLHVTIDLRSDAIHVTGPDDAIERVTRVFSDFEYLRKSGVNLHNGELHGMLKLVVADTTVSLRSLVESGKQRSAGVKRMVQPRSPNQRKYVEAIEQSDMTFGLGPAGTGKTYLAVAMAVSALMAKKVSRIILVRPAVEAGERLGFLPGSLQEKVDPYLRPLYDALYDLLDPMKVDKMLESNVIEVAPLAFMRGRTLADAFIIMDEAQNTTTEQMKMFVTRLGNNSKCVITGDLTQTDLPNPKKSGLLEALNVLSGVEGIRFCHFEDVDVVRHQLVQRIVRAYDSYGRAQQQLPLAIDTGMPGSTLEPAHPISKPQ, encoded by the coding sequence TTGAATAAAAGAGCCCTCGACATCACGCCTGGCATTGAGCCCCTGTACGGGACCCGCGACGAAAACCTTCGCCTCCTTGAAGATGGCCTGCACGTGACCATCGACCTACGCTCCGACGCCATTCATGTCACCGGCCCAGACGACGCTATCGAACGAGTCACGCGTGTCTTCTCCGACTTCGAATATCTACGAAAGTCCGGCGTCAACCTCCACAATGGCGAACTCCACGGCATGCTCAAGCTCGTGGTTGCCGACACTACCGTCAGCCTCCGCTCGCTCGTCGAGTCCGGCAAACAGCGGTCTGCGGGTGTAAAGCGGATGGTGCAGCCCCGCTCCCCCAACCAGCGCAAGTATGTCGAAGCCATCGAGCAGTCCGACATGACCTTCGGCCTCGGCCCTGCCGGAACCGGCAAGACCTACCTGGCCGTCGCCATGGCTGTCTCTGCGCTCATGGCGAAGAAGGTCAGCCGCATTATTCTTGTCCGCCCCGCCGTCGAAGCCGGTGAGCGACTAGGCTTCCTCCCCGGTTCCTTGCAGGAGAAGGTCGACCCCTACCTCCGACCGCTCTACGACGCCCTCTACGATCTTCTAGATCCCATGAAGGTCGACAAGATGCTGGAGTCGAACGTCATCGAGGTTGCTCCGCTCGCCTTCATGCGCGGCCGCACCCTCGCCGACGCCTTCATCATCATGGACGAGGCCCAGAACACCACCACCGAGCAGATGAAGATGTTCGTCACCCGTCTCGGGAACAACTCCAAGTGCGTCATCACAGGCGACCTCACCCAGACCGACCTGCCCAACCCCAAGAAGTCCGGCCTGCTCGAAGCCCTCAACGTTCTTTCGGGCGTTGAAGGCATCCGCTTCTGCCACTTCGAGGACGTCGACGTGGTCCGCCATCAGCTCGTCCAACGGATCGTCCGCGCCTACGACAGCTATGGCCGCGCCCAACAGCAACTGCCGCTCGCCATCGATACAGGCATGCCCGGCTCAACCCTGGAACCCGCACACCCCATTTCCAAGCCCCAATAA
- a CDS encoding glycoside hydrolase family 16 protein: MMTIDPPSTRFISAVSALALLLACALSASAQAPRWNLTWSDEFNRPNGSAPDPKKWAFDLSDNNNHELETYTSSPANAHIEDGHLVLSALKQDTTRPDGTTRHYTSARLFTHGIFSQTYGRFEASIKMPLGKGIWPAFWMLGDDAAAVGWPNSGEIDIVENIGEAAVSHSTIHGPGYSGDKGPTKAFTLPEGQRVDTAFHLYAAEWAPNDIKFFLDDHLVAERTPADLPAGAAWVYNHPFYILLNLAVGGDWPGNPDQTTNFPQQMLVDYVRVYKRADHKITALPSALTK; the protein is encoded by the coding sequence ATGATGACCATCGACCCTCCAAGTACGCGCTTTATCTCTGCTGTCTCCGCGCTTGCGCTTCTCCTCGCATGCGCCCTGAGCGCCTCGGCGCAAGCCCCCCGTTGGAATCTCACCTGGTCGGACGAGTTCAACCGCCCCAACGGATCAGCGCCCGATCCTAAGAAATGGGCCTTCGACCTCTCCGACAACAACAATCACGAGCTCGAAACCTACACCAGCAGCCCCGCCAACGCTCACATCGAAGACGGACATCTCGTTCTCTCAGCGCTGAAGCAGGACACTACCCGTCCCGACGGCACTACGCGGCACTACACCTCCGCCCGGCTCTTTACCCACGGGATCTTCTCCCAGACCTACGGCCGCTTCGAGGCCAGCATCAAGATGCCGCTCGGCAAAGGCATCTGGCCTGCCTTCTGGATGCTTGGCGATGATGCCGCCGCCGTCGGCTGGCCCAATTCCGGCGAGATCGACATCGTTGAAAACATCGGCGAGGCCGCCGTCAGCCACAGCACCATCCACGGCCCCGGCTATAGCGGTGACAAAGGCCCGACCAAGGCGTTCACGCTCCCTGAAGGCCAGCGTGTAGATACCGCCTTCCATCTCTACGCCGCCGAGTGGGCACCGAACGACATCAAGTTCTTCCTCGATGACCATCTCGTCGCTGAACGCACTCCCGCCGACCTTCCCGCCGGGGCGGCCTGGGTCTACAACCACCCGTTCTACATCCTTTTGAACCTCGCCGTGGGCGGCGACTGGCCCGGCAATCCTGACCAGACTACCAACTTCCCCCAGCAGATGCTCGTCGACTACGTCCGCGTCTATAAACGTGCCGATCACAAGATCACCGCCCTCCCGAGCGCGCTCACAAAATGA
- a CDS encoding hemolysin family protein — MSAAYFLSLIILLGILLLAAYVDRVYSEMGKFLAREYQDNIDAWESAVEPRLRLGRESIALSASVLRQLSLAAMAMLSGLRLYSPNSLVPVYTRTPHLSDIARTAIELVLLIIFFDRLLPQLLFTRTRGIWIAKIRYLLEALFYLVLPVTLLMGLLLSIAALAEPEDTTEEDHPSEAMDALLEAGEEEGILEESDRELVRSVVEFGDKVVREVMTPRPEIYAVDGSMTLEVFTAALEENIYSRVPVFSGQLDNITGIVFAHDLLQVLDSEASQLTVAQLQKPAAFVPETKKVNELLREMQRQKQHMRIVIDEYGGVAGLITIEDLIEAIVGNIADEHDETEDDDAPIAEPDGSFIVSGSFEISRLRDLFQSQFDARFADKEDSSDATETIESSATSALDARVTADRRSPVSAAALTSAERRSLADRRAASASDLQADTDSDSEDPNAREEVIVRELTRDSDQPTALRLPEHYESTTLGGLVSEIAGHIPLPGEVVEEDGLRLEVLASTDRRIDRIRVGLSSPSATD, encoded by the coding sequence ATGAGCGCCGCCTACTTCCTCAGCCTCATCATCTTGCTTGGCATCCTGCTTCTCGCCGCCTACGTCGACCGCGTCTACTCCGAGATGGGCAAGTTCCTCGCCCGCGAGTACCAGGACAACATCGATGCCTGGGAGAGCGCTGTCGAGCCCCGCCTCCGCCTCGGCCGCGAATCCATCGCCCTCTCTGCTTCGGTCTTGCGCCAGCTCTCGCTTGCCGCAATGGCCATGCTCTCGGGCCTGCGCCTTTACAGCCCCAACTCGCTTGTCCCCGTTTACACGCGAACGCCGCACCTTTCGGACATCGCTCGCACCGCTATCGAACTCGTTCTGCTCATCATCTTCTTCGATCGCCTGCTGCCGCAGCTCCTCTTCACGCGCACTCGAGGCATCTGGATCGCAAAGATCCGTTACCTCCTCGAAGCGCTCTTTTACCTTGTCCTCCCCGTCACCCTGCTGATGGGCCTTCTGCTCTCCATCGCCGCTCTCGCGGAACCCGAAGACACCACCGAAGAGGATCACCCCTCCGAAGCCATGGACGCTCTCCTCGAAGCCGGCGAAGAGGAAGGCATCCTCGAAGAGTCTGACCGCGAACTCGTCCGCTCCGTCGTCGAGTTCGGCGACAAGGTCGTCCGTGAAGTGATGACCCCGCGCCCGGAGATCTACGCCGTCGACGGCTCGATGACGCTTGAGGTCTTCACCGCGGCCCTCGAAGAGAACATCTACTCCCGCGTCCCTGTCTTCTCCGGCCAGCTCGACAACATCACCGGCATCGTCTTCGCCCACGACCTGCTGCAAGTTCTCGACTCCGAAGCCAGCCAGCTCACCGTGGCGCAGTTGCAGAAGCCCGCAGCCTTCGTCCCGGAGACCAAGAAGGTCAACGAACTCCTCCGCGAGATGCAGCGCCAAAAGCAGCACATGCGCATCGTTATCGACGAGTACGGCGGCGTCGCCGGCCTCATCACCATCGAAGACCTCATCGAGGCCATCGTCGGCAACATCGCCGACGAGCACGACGAGACCGAGGACGACGACGCCCCCATCGCCGAGCCCGACGGTTCTTTCATCGTCTCCGGCAGCTTCGAGATCTCCCGCCTCCGCGATCTCTTCCAGTCGCAGTTCGACGCTCGATTTGCGGACAAAGAAGACTCGTCCGATGCCACGGAAACCATAGAATCCTCCGCCACATCCGCGCTTGATGCTCGCGTCACCGCCGATCGCCGTTCCCCAGTCTCCGCTGCCGCTCTGACCTCCGCCGAACGTCGCAGCCTGGCCGACCGCCGCGCCGCCAGCGCATCCGATCTGCAAGCGGATACAGACTCCGACTCCGAAGACCCCAACGCCCGCGAAGAGGTGATCGTCCGCGAACTAACCCGCGATTCCGATCAGCCTACCGCCCTTCGCCTGCCCGAGCACTACGAGTCCACCACGCTTGGCGGCCTCGTCTCCGAGATCGCGGGTCACATCCCGCTCCCCGGCGAGGTCGTAGAGGAAGACGGTCTCCGCCTCGAGGTGCTCGCCTCCACCGACCGCCGGATCGACCGTATCCGCGTCGGCCTCTCCAGTCCGTCAGCCACCGACTGA
- a CDS encoding ABC transporter permease yields MSNLLQDVRFALRQMRRSPGFAMTAVLTLALGIAANLIVFGVVDALILRPLDVERVDRVRQVQPTGLAYPVFAYPEIRELRDTNTVFSSAAAEVSQNFGMEADGLTRPVWGLEVSGQYFEVLAVKPAMGRLLTREDDDHPGASNAAVITWSTWKTEFNGDPGVVGKTIRLNKQPYTIVGVTEPRFHGTETFLQPGIVVPIANEEALEGVSWLNQWSSKNIFAMVRLKDGVTDAQVKADLDAIANRVRQEHPVEEEKLGYRLTEPGLIGDYIQRPVRAFMSAVAGLGGIVLLAACANLGSLFAARTADRTREIAIRMAVGSSRWRVVQQVMVEAVVIAFFGGAVACGLAWLGLTELARWNPPTDYPIRFLVAPQPSLILVALAVSVVAGLVFGVMPLRQIFKTDPNDAIKSGGQGLAGRRWALRDVLLALQIALCCVTVTAAFVALRGMTRALTMDLGFNPKNVTLSRFDVSQARYTGEAAGQFQRRLLERVSAMPGVKAAGYANTTPLANPSTTDIYADQTTDMRPSNVAFASFVYGVSPGYFNAAETRMLAGRDVSFADTPKTPRVAVVNREFVKSLLHSADIHAAVGRYFKNRKGELVQIVGVVENGKYFFLSEDQSEALFYPISQAPDTATDLIVRADDGAEGDMAERVRAVIREMDAAIPLRASESWKSALAFSFFPAQVATAALSVFGGFGLLLSIAGTFGLASYTVSKRLRELSVRVALGAQGRQVLWAALGRMLGLLAAGSVAGMLLGVATGKLLSAVVYQASAQDPVVIFAVGMTMVLAGLMSVTGPVRRALRVDPANLLREQ; encoded by the coding sequence ATGAGCAATCTGCTGCAGGATGTGAGATTTGCGCTTCGCCAGATGAGGCGTTCCCCGGGATTTGCCATGACTGCGGTGCTGACCTTGGCGCTGGGGATTGCGGCGAATCTGATTGTCTTCGGCGTAGTGGATGCGCTGATTCTCCGTCCGCTCGATGTAGAACGGGTCGACCGGGTGCGGCAGGTGCAGCCAACCGGGCTGGCGTATCCGGTCTTTGCGTATCCGGAGATTCGTGAACTGCGAGACACCAATACGGTCTTTTCGTCGGCGGCGGCAGAGGTGTCGCAGAACTTCGGGATGGAGGCGGATGGGCTGACGCGGCCGGTGTGGGGCTTGGAGGTGAGCGGTCAGTACTTCGAGGTGTTGGCAGTGAAGCCGGCGATGGGAAGGCTGCTAACGCGGGAGGACGACGACCATCCCGGGGCTTCGAACGCGGCGGTGATCACCTGGTCGACGTGGAAGACGGAGTTCAATGGCGATCCTGGGGTTGTGGGCAAGACGATCCGTCTGAACAAGCAGCCGTACACAATTGTGGGCGTGACGGAGCCGAGGTTCCATGGGACGGAGACGTTTCTACAGCCAGGAATCGTGGTCCCAATCGCGAATGAGGAGGCCCTCGAAGGGGTTAGCTGGCTAAACCAGTGGAGCAGCAAGAACATCTTTGCGATGGTGCGGTTGAAGGATGGGGTGACGGACGCGCAGGTGAAGGCTGACCTCGATGCGATTGCGAACCGAGTGCGGCAGGAGCATCCGGTGGAGGAGGAGAAGCTGGGATACCGGCTGACAGAGCCGGGGCTGATCGGAGACTACATTCAGCGACCGGTGCGTGCGTTTATGTCGGCGGTGGCGGGGCTAGGTGGAATCGTGCTCCTCGCGGCCTGTGCGAACCTGGGGAGCTTGTTCGCGGCGCGGACTGCGGACCGGACGCGGGAGATTGCGATCCGGATGGCGGTGGGATCGAGCCGGTGGCGGGTAGTGCAGCAGGTGATGGTGGAGGCGGTGGTCATCGCGTTTTTTGGCGGGGCCGTTGCTTGCGGGCTGGCGTGGCTGGGGTTGACGGAGCTGGCGAGGTGGAATCCGCCGACGGACTATCCGATCCGCTTCCTGGTTGCGCCGCAGCCGTCGCTGATCCTGGTGGCGCTGGCGGTGTCGGTGGTGGCGGGGCTGGTCTTTGGCGTAATGCCGCTGCGGCAGATCTTCAAGACCGACCCCAATGACGCCATCAAGAGTGGCGGACAGGGATTGGCCGGGCGGCGGTGGGCGCTGCGGGATGTTCTGCTCGCTCTGCAGATTGCGTTGTGCTGCGTCACGGTGACAGCGGCGTTTGTGGCGCTGCGGGGGATGACGCGGGCGCTGACGATGGACCTGGGATTCAATCCTAAGAATGTGACGCTGTCGCGGTTCGATGTGAGTCAGGCGCGGTATACGGGCGAGGCGGCGGGGCAGTTTCAGAGGCGTCTGCTGGAGAGGGTGTCGGCTATGCCGGGGGTGAAGGCCGCAGGGTATGCGAACACGACTCCACTGGCGAATCCTTCCACGACGGACATCTATGCGGATCAGACGACAGATATGCGACCGTCGAACGTAGCCTTTGCGTCGTTCGTCTACGGTGTCTCGCCGGGGTACTTCAACGCGGCCGAGACGCGGATGCTGGCCGGGCGCGATGTGAGCTTCGCGGATACTCCAAAGACGCCGCGCGTAGCCGTCGTGAACCGGGAGTTCGTAAAGAGCTTGCTGCACTCTGCAGACATCCATGCGGCGGTGGGCCGCTACTTCAAGAACCGGAAGGGCGAACTCGTACAGATCGTCGGCGTGGTCGAGAACGGGAAGTATTTCTTCCTGAGCGAAGACCAGAGCGAAGCGCTCTTCTATCCGATCTCGCAGGCGCCGGACACGGCGACCGATCTGATCGTGCGGGCGGATGACGGCGCGGAGGGTGATATGGCGGAGCGGGTACGCGCCGTGATCCGGGAGATGGATGCGGCCATTCCGTTGCGCGCTTCGGAGTCATGGAAGAGCGCGCTGGCATTCAGCTTCTTTCCCGCCCAGGTAGCGACAGCAGCACTGAGCGTGTTCGGGGGGTTTGGTCTCCTGTTGTCGATTGCGGGCACGTTTGGGCTGGCGTCTTACACGGTCAGCAAGCGACTGCGGGAGCTGAGCGTCCGGGTCGCGCTGGGAGCGCAGGGGCGGCAGGTGCTTTGGGCGGCACTGGGGAGGATGCTGGGGCTGTTGGCGGCTGGGTCAGTCGCGGGGATGTTGCTTGGAGTTGCGACCGGCAAGCTGCTCTCGGCGGTGGTGTATCAGGCCTCGGCGCAGGACCCGGTAGTGATCTTCGCGGTAGGGATGACGATGGTGCTGGCTGGGCTGATGTCTGTGACCGGACCGGTCAGAAGGGCGCTACGAGTTGACCCGGCAAACCTACTGCGGGAGCAGTGA
- a CDS encoding DUF3857 domain-containing protein, whose translation MSLPRRTILAWLTLSPLFFAPAFALGAKFEWTPATPAELAMTDDSKAPGAPAVILSYEETDNGDSGEILIHMRIKVLKDAGRNVGDFSRIDGEFQARTIHPDGTIVPLVIPTPKRILGIFPGKAQPTVATALADVTVGSIVEYFFRSSSNFYSPIWVLQHNYFAHAAHLSLKPPGYVGAKKLRWIAKLPPGATINRVGDHVTLDLADTAPAPDEDFMPPFASAIYNVRFFYTLESTETFWGLEGLSHKTAWDEFCTPDKNLKAAVLTLIQPSDSDAVKLHKIYLAVQALENTDFTRQRTQKEEERSRIVVAQNASDVWTLQRGNSFQLTYLFVALVRAAGYEATPMAVASRNHTVFDREVLSWSQLDSIIAIVQVDTRRLAFDPGVPRCPFGHLAPWHARVTGITITGKKMSFSSTPYDTSQGSRSERVADLTLDPAGNVSGKITITFKGIAGLPLRLAAILEDEQFVRTEIEKDMQEIVPAGVEVKINSLSALSDPEAPLVATLTVTGKFGVATSRRLLIPAQFFSSTSKRLFVTEGRTTPIAFPDRYATGDQMNLTLLAGLVPETLPTSKSISIPLASNFLSRIQAPLDKRNTLITQRNFSLDRLDYTVEEYTALHNYFSQIAGIDQEQISLLTAAAHVTQLGSH comes from the coding sequence TTGTCTTTACCCCGCAGAACAATCCTCGCGTGGCTGACGCTGTCGCCCCTCTTCTTCGCGCCTGCTTTCGCGCTTGGGGCAAAGTTCGAATGGACCCCGGCCACGCCTGCCGAACTTGCCATGACCGACGACTCCAAAGCCCCTGGCGCACCCGCCGTCATCCTCTCCTACGAGGAGACGGACAACGGAGACTCGGGCGAGATCCTCATCCACATGCGCATCAAGGTCCTCAAAGACGCCGGCCGAAACGTCGGTGACTTCAGCCGCATCGACGGCGAGTTCCAGGCCCGTACCATCCATCCTGACGGAACCATTGTTCCGCTCGTCATCCCCACCCCGAAGCGGATTCTTGGTATCTTCCCTGGCAAGGCGCAGCCCACCGTCGCGACCGCGCTCGCCGATGTCACCGTCGGCAGCATCGTCGAATACTTCTTTCGTTCCTCATCCAACTTCTACAGCCCCATCTGGGTGCTTCAGCATAACTACTTCGCCCACGCCGCTCATCTATCGCTCAAGCCTCCAGGCTATGTCGGGGCGAAGAAGCTGCGCTGGATCGCCAAACTGCCTCCCGGCGCGACCATCAATCGCGTTGGCGATCATGTCACCCTCGATCTGGCCGATACCGCCCCCGCGCCCGACGAGGACTTCATGCCCCCGTTCGCCTCAGCCATCTATAACGTCCGCTTCTTTTACACCCTCGAATCCACCGAGACCTTCTGGGGCCTCGAGGGGCTCAGCCACAAGACCGCCTGGGATGAGTTCTGCACCCCGGACAAGAACCTTAAGGCGGCCGTCCTGACGCTCATCCAGCCCTCCGACAGCGATGCCGTCAAGCTGCACAAGATTTATTTGGCGGTGCAGGCGCTCGAGAATACTGACTTCACCCGCCAGCGCACCCAAAAGGAAGAAGAGCGCTCCCGAATCGTGGTCGCGCAGAATGCCTCCGATGTCTGGACTCTGCAACGGGGAAACTCCTTTCAACTCACTTATCTCTTCGTGGCCCTCGTTCGCGCTGCAGGCTACGAAGCCACTCCCATGGCCGTCGCCTCGCGCAACCATACGGTCTTCGACAGGGAAGTCCTGAGTTGGAGCCAACTCGATTCAATCATCGCCATCGTTCAGGTGGATACCCGCCGGCTTGCCTTCGATCCCGGCGTCCCACGCTGCCCGTTCGGACATCTCGCCCCGTGGCATGCCAGGGTCACCGGGATTACCATCACCGGGAAGAAGATGAGCTTCAGCTCCACGCCCTATGACACTTCCCAGGGCTCGCGGAGCGAACGCGTCGCTGACCTCACCCTCGATCCGGCGGGCAACGTCAGCGGAAAGATCACGATCACGTTCAAGGGGATTGCCGGACTTCCGCTCCGGCTCGCCGCCATCCTTGAAGACGAGCAGTTCGTCCGCACCGAGATCGAGAAGGATATGCAGGAGATCGTCCCCGCAGGCGTGGAAGTGAAGATCAACTCACTCTCCGCTCTGTCGGACCCGGAGGCTCCTCTGGTTGCAACCCTCACCGTTACCGGCAAATTTGGTGTTGCCACTTCGCGTCGGCTCCTGATTCCCGCGCAGTTCTTCTCCTCTACCAGCAAACGACTCTTCGTCACCGAGGGCCGCACCACCCCGATCGCCTTTCCCGATCGCTACGCCACCGGAGACCAGATGAATCTGACTCTCTTGGCGGGGCTCGTTCCGGAGACGCTCCCAACCAGCAAGTCCATCTCGATCCCCCTCGCCAGCAATTTTCTAAGCCGGATACAGGCTCCGTTAGACAAGCGGAATACCCTCATCACGCAGCGGAACTTCTCGCTGGATCGTCTCGACTACACCGTGGAAGAGTACACAGCGCTGCACAACTACTTCTCGCAGATCGCCGGCATCGACCAGGAGCAGATCAGCCTCCTCACCGCCGCTGCCCACGTCACCCAGCTGGGGAGTCACTAA